Proteins encoded in a region of the Candidatus Hydrogenedentota bacterium genome:
- the panB gene encoding 3-methyl-2-oxobutanoate hydroxymethyltransferase, which translates to MMPRVSAVSLRDRKRAGEKIAVLTAYDFPTAKLIDQSGVDVVLVGDSCGMVVMGRENTLGVTMDEMVYHTRIVSAAVEHALVVGDMPFLSYQISSEEAVRNAGRFVAEAGAQAVKLEGPAQRFGDTIRAILDASIPVMGHIGLQPQSIHQLGGYKVQGRDPESRARLIEEAKGLEDIGCFALVLECVPASLAKEITDAISIPTIGIGAGPHCDGQVLVMHDMLGMGKYTKFSKVYFDVGAAMKTAFEAYVAEVKSGAFPAMEQSFE; encoded by the coding sequence GTGATGCCACGCGTTTCCGCGGTCTCTCTGCGTGACCGCAAGCGGGCCGGCGAGAAAATCGCCGTGCTTACCGCCTACGATTTTCCCACGGCGAAGCTTATCGATCAGAGCGGCGTTGACGTTGTGCTGGTCGGCGATTCGTGCGGCATGGTCGTGATGGGCCGCGAGAATACCCTTGGTGTGACGATGGACGAGATGGTCTACCACACGCGGATCGTGTCGGCGGCGGTGGAGCACGCGTTGGTAGTCGGCGACATGCCGTTCCTCTCCTATCAGATATCGTCCGAAGAGGCTGTGCGGAACGCGGGCCGGTTCGTTGCCGAGGCAGGCGCGCAGGCGGTGAAGCTCGAAGGACCGGCGCAACGGTTCGGCGATACGATTCGCGCAATCCTCGATGCAAGTATTCCGGTCATGGGGCATATCGGCCTGCAACCGCAATCCATCCACCAGCTTGGCGGATACAAAGTGCAAGGGCGGGATCCGGAAAGCCGCGCCCGGCTAATCGAAGAAGCAAAGGGGCTCGAAGACATTGGGTGCTTCGCACTGGTGCTCGAATGCGTACCGGCGTCGCTTGCGAAGGAGATCACGGATGCCATTTCAATCCCCACCATCGGTATCGGCGCCGGACCCCACTGCGACGGGCAAGTGCTCGTGATGCACGACATGCTGGGAATGGGCAAGTACACGAAGTTTTCTAAAGTTTATTTTGATGTGGGCGCAGCGATGAAAACCGCATTTGAAGCATACGTGGCCGAGGTCAAATCCGGCGCGTTTCCGGCGATGGAGCAGTCGTTCGAGTGA
- a CDS encoding pantoate--beta-alanine ligase, with amino-acid sequence MIVIDTADTMRAWSEEQRCAGKTIGFVPTMGALHEGHASLMRESSKKNDVAVASIFVNPAQFAPHEDFDKYPRTWDADVALCEECGITAIYAPQKEVLYPPGYATYVNVEGLSEGLCGVTRPVFFRGVATVVAKLFNVVRPHRAYFGQKDAQQCAVIKRMTEDLEFGIEIVIMPTVREADGLAMSSRNRYLNADEHERALCLSRSLFAAEKMMRDGERDAARIVDAVRKGMADVQIDYVELVDAETMRPVEQIEKPIVLAVAAFVGQARLIDNITFEVPQPCC; translated from the coding sequence GTGATTGTGATCGACACGGCCGATACGATGCGAGCGTGGTCGGAAGAGCAACGGTGCGCGGGCAAAACGATCGGATTCGTGCCCACGATGGGCGCGCTGCACGAGGGTCACGCGAGCCTGATGCGCGAGTCGTCGAAAAAGAATGATGTCGCGGTGGCGAGCATTTTTGTGAATCCGGCGCAGTTCGCCCCACACGAGGATTTTGACAAGTATCCACGGACGTGGGACGCGGACGTGGCTTTGTGCGAGGAATGCGGCATCACCGCCATCTACGCGCCGCAGAAAGAGGTGCTGTATCCGCCGGGCTATGCGACGTATGTGAATGTCGAGGGCCTGTCCGAGGGTCTTTGCGGCGTGACGCGGCCTGTTTTCTTCCGCGGCGTTGCGACGGTCGTGGCGAAGCTGTTCAACGTCGTGCGCCCGCACCGCGCGTATTTTGGGCAGAAGGATGCGCAGCAATGTGCGGTCATTAAGCGCATGACGGAAGATCTCGAGTTTGGAATTGAGATTGTGATTATGCCGACCGTACGCGAGGCGGACGGTCTGGCGATGAGTTCGCGCAACCGGTATCTGAACGCGGACGAACACGAGCGCGCGTTGTGCCTTTCGCGATCGTTGTTTGCGGCGGAGAAGATGATGCGGGACGGCGAGCGCGATGCGGCGCGCATTGTCGACGCCGTGCGTAAAGGCATGGCGGACGTGCAGATCGATTATGTGGAGCTGGTCGACGCGGAAACGATGAGGCCCGTCGAACAAATAGAGAAGCCGATTGTGTTGGCGGTGGCCGCGTTTGTCGGGCAGGCGCGGCTCATCGACAACATCACCTTCGAGGTCCCCCAACCATGCTGCTGA
- the folK gene encoding 2-amino-4-hydroxy-6-hydroxymethyldihydropteridine diphosphokinase produces MPVYLGLGSNVGDRMAHLRAAVDALRVEPGVTVLRESQVYETEPIGETNQVFFLNMIVSAATSLAPEEFLGRMQAIEKRLGRVPTRRWGPRVIDIDIVLWDGVVVVTEHLTIPHPEFRARAFVLLPLAEIAPDATDPATGERIEVLAGRVSGRDGVKLVGALNVRR; encoded by the coding sequence GCAATGTTGGGGACCGCATGGCGCATCTGCGCGCGGCGGTTGATGCGCTGCGCGTGGAGCCGGGCGTAACGGTGCTGCGCGAATCGCAGGTGTACGAGACGGAACCCATCGGCGAGACGAACCAGGTTTTTTTTCTAAACATGATTGTTTCAGCAGCGACATCGCTCGCGCCCGAGGAATTCCTGGGTCGCATGCAGGCGATCGAGAAGCGGCTGGGCAGGGTCCCGACGCGACGTTGGGGGCCGCGGGTCATCGATATCGATATTGTGCTTTGGGACGGCGTCGTTGTGGTGACGGAGCATCTAACGATTCCGCACCCGGAATTTCGCGCACGCGCGTTCGTGCTGCTGCCGCTTGCTGAGATTGCACCGGATGCGACGGACCCGGCGACGGGCGAACGTATCGAAGTGCTTGCAGGACGAGTATCCGGGCGCGACGGGGTCAAACTCGTGGGGGCACTTAATGTGAGGCGGTGA